One genomic region from Thalassobaculum sp. OXR-137 encodes:
- a CDS encoding CusA/CzcA family heavy metal efflux RND transporter, with translation MTDFMHRIAGGWLLAAIAAFAMTLGGLFAFRALPVDAFPDVTPALVQVFTETEGLAPEEVERYVTYPIETAMSGLPKLKNMRSVSNFGLSVVNIYFEDGTDVYFARQVVGERLAEARGNIPDGFGDPQMGPISTGLGLILYFRLEDQTGARNLVEMREIQDWIVKYQLQTVAGVTEVLSLGGYEKQYQVRLDPDALLAYDIQIADVISALERGNKTEGAQFLEIGSEQYTVRGVGLAKTISDLAEIVVNVEDGRTVRVRDLGHIIVGGGVRQGLATANGEGEVVAGLVLKLYGTNTSDVIARVQKRFEEINASLPDGVLAVPYYDQGTLVNKASATVTTALWQGAVLVALVVFVFLGGWRPSLVVVLSIPFSVGFAFIAMYVLGISANLMSLGGVAIAIGMMVDGAIVISENVDRSFEEDDGSEEPRMLVARSTAEVIAPLVAAVAVVIVVFLPLFSLQGVEGKTFRPLAASAALAMTGSLFYAALIAPSMAFSVMRRSGKKAPDKPGRTVAMVSGAAGFFVRNRFFAIVLCGIFLAVGGFAGSRLGSEFTPSLEEGDILMRVTMAPSISLTEGTKTTTLVEKRLLKNFPEIKSIVTRIGRGEVGAHADPTNSAEAFIELNPVDQWRPGLSAEGLRTAISEDLESFPGIVVNIGQPIAMAVDELLTGTRAELAVKIFGPDSEILLERSQVLQSLLQQVEGAAEVQADQITGAPQLVVTVDRSVLGRYGLDVEEALDGLRAAVGGAEAGSLFEGVRQFPIMVRFDEESRDTPEAIRRIVLESPSGARVPLDTVANIETVIGPRQITREDGERFITVQSNVRGRDIGSFVAEAQTLTDAQLDLPPGYRLVWGGQFELQQQANARFKVVIPITLGIVLLILLVTFGRLKSAILILLNIPLALTGGAMALWLTGLPVSVPATVGFIALFGIALGNGMVLVSFMDDFARAGRNLEALAIEAAGLRARPVLMTAMTTALGLAPLLFATGVGAEVQRPLATVVTGGLVSSTVLTLLVMPALHRWFAPRQGGHHSLVETVHRHGAQPTS, from the coding sequence ATGACTGATTTTATGCACCGCATCGCAGGCGGCTGGCTTTTGGCGGCCATTGCGGCTTTTGCGATGACGCTTGGCGGGCTTTTTGCGTTTCGCGCCTTGCCTGTTGATGCCTTTCCGGACGTGACACCCGCGCTGGTTCAGGTTTTCACCGAAACCGAAGGGCTCGCCCCCGAAGAGGTTGAACGCTATGTGACCTATCCAATCGAAACGGCAATGTCGGGCCTGCCCAAACTCAAAAATATGCGGTCGGTATCGAATTTTGGGCTGTCGGTGGTGAACATCTATTTCGAGGACGGGACGGATGTCTATTTCGCCCGTCAGGTCGTGGGCGAGCGGCTCGCCGAAGCGCGTGGCAACATCCCCGACGGGTTTGGCGACCCGCAAATGGGTCCGATTTCAACCGGGCTTGGCCTCATCCTGTATTTCCGTCTGGAAGATCAGACCGGCGCACGCAACCTTGTCGAGATGCGCGAAATTCAGGACTGGATCGTCAAGTATCAGTTGCAGACCGTGGCGGGTGTCACCGAGGTTTTGTCCCTTGGTGGCTATGAAAAGCAATATCAGGTCAGGCTCGATCCCGATGCGCTGCTTGCCTATGATATTCAAATCGCCGATGTGATCAGCGCATTAGAGCGCGGAAACAAAACCGAAGGGGCGCAATTCCTCGAAATCGGATCCGAACAATACACGGTGCGCGGCGTTGGACTTGCCAAGACAATCTCTGATCTCGCAGAGATTGTCGTCAACGTGGAGGACGGGCGCACCGTGCGCGTGCGCGATCTGGGCCACATCATCGTTGGCGGTGGCGTTCGGCAAGGTCTTGCAACCGCCAATGGTGAAGGCGAAGTTGTCGCAGGGTTGGTTCTGAAACTTTATGGCACCAACACATCCGATGTCATCGCGCGGGTCCAGAAGCGCTTTGAGGAAATCAACGCAAGCCTGCCGGATGGTGTACTGGCGGTCCCCTACTATGATCAGGGAACGCTGGTAAACAAGGCCTCCGCAACCGTCACGACGGCGTTGTGGCAGGGGGCTGTACTCGTAGCGTTGGTGGTGTTTGTCTTCCTGGGCGGCTGGCGTCCCAGTCTGGTTGTGGTCCTGTCGATCCCGTTTTCCGTAGGTTTTGCGTTTATCGCAATGTACGTGCTCGGCATCAGCGCCAATCTGATGTCATTAGGGGGGGTCGCCATCGCCATCGGGATGATGGTCGACGGGGCGATTGTTATCTCTGAAAACGTGGATCGCAGCTTTGAGGAAGACGACGGCTCTGAAGAGCCGCGTATGTTGGTTGCCCGATCTACCGCCGAGGTAATCGCACCTCTGGTGGCGGCGGTTGCCGTGGTTATCGTTGTTTTCCTGCCGCTTTTCTCGCTGCAAGGGGTTGAGGGCAAAACCTTCCGGCCCTTGGCGGCATCGGCTGCACTCGCCATGACCGGATCGCTGTTCTATGCGGCCCTGATTGCGCCTTCCATGGCCTTTTCGGTGATGCGCCGATCCGGCAAGAAGGCCCCTGACAAGCCGGGGCGGACTGTCGCGATGGTCAGTGGTGCGGCCGGGTTCTTTGTCCGTAACCGTTTTTTCGCCATTGTCCTGTGCGGCATATTTTTGGCGGTGGGCGGTTTTGCAGGATCGCGACTTGGTTCCGAATTTACGCCGTCGTTGGAGGAAGGCGATATTCTGATGCGCGTCACCATGGCACCCTCGATTTCGCTTACCGAAGGGACGAAGACGACGACGCTTGTGGAAAAGCGGCTGTTAAAGAATTTTCCTGAAATCAAGTCCATCGTGACCCGTATTGGGCGTGGTGAGGTTGGCGCGCATGCTGACCCGACCAACAGCGCCGAAGCCTTCATCGAGTTGAACCCGGTCGATCAGTGGCGGCCCGGCTTGTCTGCCGAAGGTTTGCGCACGGCGATTTCGGAAGATCTGGAAAGCTTTCCGGGGATTGTGGTGAATATCGGCCAACCCATCGCGATGGCTGTTGATGAATTGCTGACCGGCACACGCGCCGAACTGGCCGTCAAAATCTTTGGACCGGATTCCGAAATTCTGTTGGAGCGATCACAAGTCCTGCAATCACTCCTGCAACAGGTTGAGGGGGCTGCCGAGGTACAGGCCGACCAGATCACCGGTGCGCCGCAACTTGTGGTAACCGTGGATCGGTCAGTCCTTGGTCGCTACGGGCTTGATGTTGAGGAAGCGTTGGATGGGCTGCGTGCAGCCGTCGGCGGGGCCGAGGCCGGATCACTGTTCGAGGGCGTGCGACAGTTTCCGATAATGGTGCGTTTTGACGAAGAAAGCCGCGACACACCGGAGGCGATCAGACGCATCGTGCTGGAATCGCCTTCGGGCGCACGGGTGCCGCTGGACACAGTGGCCAATATCGAAACTGTAATCGGTCCACGCCAGATCACACGCGAAGATGGCGAACGCTTCATCACGGTCCAGTCCAACGTGCGCGGTCGCGATATCGGCTCTTTCGTTGCCGAAGCGCAGACGTTGACGGACGCTCAGTTGGATCTACCGCCCGGGTATCGTTTGGTTTGGGGCGGCCAATTCGAGCTTCAGCAACAGGCGAATGCCCGTTTCAAAGTGGTTATTCCGATTACGTTGGGCATCGTTCTGCTGATCCTTCTGGTAACCTTTGGTCGCCTGAAATCAGCGATCCTCATCCTGTTGAATATCCCCTTGGCGCTGACAGGTGGTGCGATGGCGCTCTGGCTGACAGGGTTACCGGTGTCGGTGCCTGCTACCGTCGGGTTTATCGCATTGTTCGGCATCGCGTTGGGCAACGGTATGGTATTGGTCAGTTTCATGGATGATTTTGCGCGCGCCGGTCGCAATCTGGAGGCTTTGGCCATTGAGGCCGCAGGGCTGCGCGCGCGTCCGGTACTGATGACCGCCATGACGACGGCACTTGGGCTGGCACCATTGCTCTTCGCCACCGGCGTCGGTGCCGAGGTCCAACGCCCGCTTGCCACTGTGGTAACCGGGGGGCTTGTTTCGTCAACCGTGCTGACCCTACTGGTCATGCCCGCCCTGCACCGCTGGTTTGCACCCAGACAAGGTGGGCATCATTCGCTTGTCGAAACGGTCCATAGGCATGGTGCGCAGCCAACATCTTAG
- a CDS encoding efflux RND transporter periplasmic adaptor subunit, whose product MKLTTMTMAALTVGVFALVPITGATGNAETPLPMTAVAAAAPQDDDHAGEAADAHGDDDHADEAKDAHGDDDHAGEAKDAHGDDDHAGEAKDAHGDDDHAGEAKDAHGDDDHAGEAKDAHGDDDHAGEAKDAHGDDDHAGEAEGAHGDEGGGDVVKLAPEVAKEAGILLEQAELGALGESLSLPAEIRFDADRMANVTPKVSGVIDRLLVGEGDTVAYGDTLALITSRELAGLKAKWMISKTNEALAAQSLTRLEVLWAQKITSEVNVQTARAEHESAKTESEAAETELHAVGIDHAALEKIATAPDGNNANAYLTAPLAGTIVQRAATLGETVTAGDSSAKVLFTIVDDSVVWADIAVYKQDISRVRVGAPVALKSDAGDVIAQSTVAFVLPVIDEVSRTATARVIIDNSDRTLTPGQFVIADLSVGNAAEVLRVPQSAVQLVENRPSVFVPVDGGFAPRAVMVGTTAGGYVEIRSGLEEDDLFVSDGAFTLKAQLEKDAFGDGHGH is encoded by the coding sequence ATGAAACTGACAACGATGACCATGGCTGCGCTGACGGTGGGCGTATTTGCCTTGGTCCCGATCACTGGCGCGACTGGAAATGCGGAAACGCCATTGCCAATGACTGCAGTAGCTGCAGCAGCGCCGCAAGATGACGATCATGCCGGAGAAGCTGCAGATGCACACGGTGATGACGACCACGCCGATGAAGCCAAAGACGCGCACGGCGATGACGACCACGCCGGTGAAGCCAAAGACGCGCACGGCGATGACGACCACGCCGGTGAAGCCAAAGACGCGCATGGCGATGACGACCACGCCGGTGAAGCCAAAGACGCGCATGGCGATGACGACCACGCCGGTGAAGCCAAAGACGCGCATGGCGATGACGACCACGCCGGTGAAGCCAAGGATGCGCATGGCGATGACGACCACGCTGGTGAAGCTGAGGGCGCACACGGCGATGAAGGCGGTGGCGATGTTGTCAAACTGGCCCCCGAAGTCGCGAAAGAGGCCGGAATCTTACTAGAGCAAGCTGAGTTGGGAGCCTTGGGCGAGTCCCTCAGCCTGCCAGCAGAAATCCGCTTTGACGCAGACCGGATGGCAAATGTCACGCCCAAGGTGAGCGGAGTCATCGACCGGCTTTTGGTTGGTGAAGGCGACACCGTTGCCTATGGAGATACGCTGGCACTGATCACAAGCCGCGAGCTTGCAGGGTTGAAAGCGAAATGGATGATTTCAAAAACGAACGAAGCCCTTGCGGCACAGTCGTTGACGCGCCTGGAAGTGCTGTGGGCGCAAAAGATCACATCTGAGGTAAATGTCCAAACGGCCCGCGCAGAGCATGAATCGGCAAAGACCGAAAGTGAAGCTGCGGAAACCGAACTGCATGCCGTCGGAATTGACCACGCCGCTCTCGAAAAAATAGCCACTGCTCCGGATGGCAACAATGCCAATGCCTATCTGACTGCACCACTTGCGGGAACAATTGTACAACGTGCGGCGACGCTGGGAGAAACGGTAACAGCCGGGGATTCCAGCGCCAAGGTGCTGTTCACGATTGTCGATGACAGCGTGGTTTGGGCCGATATCGCGGTTTACAAGCAAGACATCAGCCGCGTTCGCGTTGGCGCGCCGGTTGCCCTGAAATCAGACGCGGGCGATGTCATTGCGCAATCAACAGTGGCATTTGTCCTGCCCGTTATTGATGAGGTGTCGCGCACGGCGACGGCGCGTGTCATCATCGACAACTCTGACAGGACCCTGACCCCCGGCCAGTTTGTGATTGCAGATCTCAGCGTCGGCAATGCCGCGGAGGTTTTGCGCGTGCCACAATCCGCCGTGCAACTGGTAGAGAACCGTCCGTCTGTTTTTGTCCCTGTTGACGGCGGGTTCGCACCGCGCGCCGTCATGGTCGGCACAACCGCTGGCGGCTATGTGGAAATCCGCAGCGGCCTTGAGGAAGACGACCTCTTTGTCTCTGACGGGGCCTTCACACTCAAAGCCCAACTTGAAAAAGACGCCTTTGGCGACGGCCACGGACATTAG